A window of Paenibacillus sp. 19GGS1-52 contains these coding sequences:
- a CDS encoding IS3 family transposase has product MSKKRFTEEEREQMSKNRYVVRVSDKAITYADEFKQLFIDQYMTGKTPREIFEAHGFNVSVMGMKRIEQSADRWKKAYEQGGIVGLSDSRKEATGRPLQRELSPDEVIAKQEARIRLLESQVDLLKKLDTKERLLVAKGMNLSKTKLFELIKNAVDQGLGRMTGYICKLLNVSRSGYYSYLGSADTRLERTRSDAKAGDYIKKAFHRRGYKKGSRSIKMVLENEFGILYNLKKIRRLMKKFNIVCPHRKPNPYKRMAKATKEHRTLPNRLQRDFKKGIPGLGLLTDITYLPHGRSEIAYLSTLLDASTGEILSYNVSNRLTLDIATDTIDALMKQKRVKLHKDVFIHSDQGSHYTSPTYQALLKKYGIGQSMSRRGNCWDNAPQESFFGHLKDHVDHRSCRSLQELQFEIDRYIRYYNHHRYQWGLKKMTPVQYRNHLLLVS; this is encoded by the coding sequence ATGAGTAAGAAGCGATTTACAGAAGAAGAACGTGAACAGATGTCAAAGAACAGATACGTCGTTAGAGTGAGTGACAAGGCGATAACCTATGCGGATGAATTTAAGCAGTTATTTATTGACCAATACATGACAGGCAAAACCCCAAGAGAGATCTTCGAAGCTCACGGATTTAACGTGAGTGTAATGGGTATGAAGCGAATCGAACAGTCTGCTGACCGCTGGAAGAAAGCCTATGAACAAGGAGGGATTGTAGGACTATCCGACTCTCGAAAGGAAGCCACTGGGCGTCCTTTGCAGCGGGAGCTATCCCCGGATGAAGTCATTGCAAAGCAAGAAGCGAGGATTAGACTGCTCGAATCTCAAGTCGATTTGTTAAAAAAGCTAGACACGAAAGAAAGGTTGCTGGTAGCCAAAGGAATGAATCTAAGCAAAACTAAGTTATTCGAACTCATTAAGAACGCTGTGGATCAAGGTCTAGGACGTATGACAGGCTACATTTGCAAGTTGCTTAACGTTTCTCGTTCGGGATACTATAGCTACTTAGGTTCCGCAGATACACGCTTGGAGCGAACTCGTTCAGATGCTAAAGCGGGAGACTACATCAAGAAGGCTTTCCACCGAAGAGGATACAAGAAGGGCTCGCGCTCTATCAAGATGGTTCTAGAGAACGAGTTTGGCATCCTTTATAACCTGAAGAAAATCCGCAGGCTTATGAAGAAATTCAACATCGTATGCCCGCATAGAAAACCTAACCCCTATAAGCGTATGGCGAAGGCTACGAAGGAACATCGGACCCTTCCAAACCGTCTGCAAAGGGATTTTAAAAAGGGTATTCCGGGTCTGGGGTTGCTTACCGACATCACCTATCTCCCGCATGGTCGCTCGGAGATCGCGTATTTATCGACCCTGCTAGATGCCTCGACGGGCGAGATCCTCTCTTACAACGTATCTAACCGGCTCACATTAGATATTGCCACGGACACGATTGACGCTCTCATGAAACAAAAACGTGTGAAGTTACACAAAGATGTCTTCATCCACTCCGATCAAGGCAGCCATTACACGAGTCCAACCTACCAAGCACTGCTGAAGAAGTATGGGATAGGTCAGTCGATGTCCAGGCGTGGGAATTGTTGGGACAATGCCCCTCAAGAATCATTCTTCGGCCATTTAAAAGATCATGTGGATCACCGCAGTTGCCGATCTTTACAAGAGCTACAGTTTGAAATTGATCGCTATATCCGTTATTACAACCACCACAGATATCAATGGGGTTTAAAAAAGATGACCCCTGTTCAATACAGGAATCACCTATTGTTAGTTTCCTAA
- a CDS encoding DUF4440 domain-containing protein, with the protein MEHEFSLKEHLRELEERLLKPEIRTSAAEVSKLLADDFFEYGSSGHVWHKYEGISEGGIGVVRMTLSHFEIHQLSEEAVLTTYRIFNEKSLQHTLRSSIWKFGENGWQMFFHQGTPTRA; encoded by the coding sequence GTGGAGCATGAATTTTCGTTAAAGGAGCATTTGCGTGAGTTGGAGGAAAGGCTGTTGAAGCCAGAAATTCGTACTTCCGCGGCAGAAGTTTCAAAGTTATTGGCAGACGATTTTTTTGAATATGGAAGTTCTGGTCACGTATGGCATAAATATGAGGGGATAAGTGAAGGGGGTATAGGCGTGGTTAGAATGACATTAAGCCATTTTGAAATTCATCAGTTGTCCGAAGAGGCGGTATTAACCACGTATCGAATATTCAATGAGAAATCGTTGCAGCATACTTTGCGCAGTTCAATTTGGAAATTTGGTGAGAATGGCTGGCAAATGTTCTTCCATCAGGGGACACCTACCCGAGCATGA
- a CDS encoding glycosidase has product MTSVFQARKQQLTEKYEALIERKNEKVPFSNGTYDRYQHPLLTAEHAPLIWRYDFNPDTNPYFAERIGVNGIFNPGAIELNGKFYIIARVEGNDRKSFFAVAESDSGVDGFRFWDHPVVLPETEVPDVNVYDMRLVSHEDGWIYGLFCTERKDPAAAHGDLSSAVAQCGITRTKDLKTWERLADLKTGSAQQRNVVLHPEFVEGKYAFYTRPQDGFIDAGSGGGIGWGLSDTIEDAVISSESIMDERHYHTIKEVKNGQGPAPIKTAQGWLHIAHGVRNTAAGLRYVLYAFLSDLKEPNKITHSPGGHFIAPDGEERVGDVSNVVFCNGVIARDNGDIYVYYASSDTRIHVATTTVDQMLDYVLNTPEDPLRSYACVQQRISLIDRNLQL; this is encoded by the coding sequence ATGACTTCAGTATTTCAAGCACGCAAACAACAATTAACCGAAAAATATGAGGCTTTGATCGAACGCAAAAATGAGAAAGTGCCTTTCAGCAATGGCACTTATGACCGTTATCAGCATCCACTGCTTACAGCAGAGCATGCACCACTGATCTGGCGTTATGACTTCAATCCGGATACCAATCCGTATTTTGCCGAAAGAATCGGTGTGAATGGTATCTTTAACCCGGGAGCCATCGAGCTTAACGGCAAATTCTATATCATTGCTCGCGTTGAAGGCAATGATCGGAAGTCCTTCTTCGCAGTCGCTGAAAGCGACAGTGGTGTAGACGGCTTCCGCTTCTGGGATCACCCAGTCGTACTGCCTGAGACCGAAGTGCCTGATGTTAACGTCTACGACATGCGTTTGGTCAGCCATGAGGATGGCTGGATCTATGGCTTGTTCTGCACAGAGCGCAAAGATCCGGCAGCGGCGCACGGCGATCTCTCTAGTGCAGTAGCCCAGTGCGGAATTACCCGCACGAAGGACCTGAAGACTTGGGAGCGTCTGGCCGACCTGAAGACCGGCTCCGCACAGCAGCGCAACGTTGTACTGCACCCTGAATTTGTTGAAGGAAAATATGCCTTCTACACCCGCCCACAGGATGGTTTTATCGACGCTGGTTCAGGCGGCGGTATCGGCTGGGGACTTTCTGACACCATTGAGGATGCAGTAATTTCAAGTGAAAGCATCATGGATGAGCGTCACTACCACACCATCAAAGAAGTGAAGAACGGCCAAGGACCTGCTCCAATCAAAACTGCACAAGGCTGGCTGCACATCGCTCATGGCGTACGGAATACAGCTGCAGGCTTGCGCTATGTCCTCTATGCCTTCCTGTCTGATCTTAAGGAGCCTAACAAGATAACTCACTCCCCAGGCGGCCACTTCATTGCCCCTGATGGTGAAGAACGTGTCGGCGATGTATCGAACGTTGTATTCTGCAACGGTGTGATTGCCCGGGACAATGGTGATATCTATGTGTACTACGCATCCTCTGACACCCGCATCCATGTGGCTACAACCACTGTTGATCAAATGCTCGATTATGTGCTGAACACACCTGAAGATCCACTTCGCTCCTATGCTTGTGTGCAGCAGCGGATATCTTTGATTGACCGGAATTTGCAGCTGTAG
- a CDS encoding 1,4-beta-xylanase has product MSLQNEYIGGITWGFMGRRGTWSTDEAERSMELMSSVTGANWTAIAFSALQATPQATEIPYWEEPTVSDEEVKRAIGKAKSLQLKVCLKPIVNCADGTWRAHINFFDKDVPCEPKWSQWFSSYTNFILHFAAIAEETGCEMFCIGCELVQADRRAEEWRTLIAEVRKIYSGTITYNCDKYQEDNVTWWDALDVISSSGYYPEHDWEAQLDRIEAVVQSYDKPFFFMEAGCPSRIGSAAIPNDWSLKGEPSEEEQNRFYEAMFRSCEAREWVQGFMLWDWPARLYPIEEAAQNDDYCMYGKQAASLIKDYFTTKTK; this is encoded by the coding sequence ATGTCATTGCAGAATGAATATATCGGAGGTATAACCTGGGGCTTCATGGGCAGACGTGGGACATGGAGTACTGACGAGGCTGAACGCTCTATGGAGTTAATGTCCTCGGTCACTGGAGCTAACTGGACGGCGATTGCCTTTAGTGCCCTTCAGGCTACTCCGCAAGCTACGGAAATTCCTTATTGGGAAGAACCAACAGTTAGCGATGAAGAGGTAAAGCGGGCCATTGGAAAGGCCAAGTCACTTCAGCTTAAGGTATGCCTGAAGCCGATTGTAAATTGTGCGGACGGCACTTGGCGCGCCCATATCAACTTTTTCGATAAGGATGTTCCCTGCGAACCTAAATGGTCCCAGTGGTTCAGCTCTTATACTAACTTTATCTTGCACTTTGCTGCTATCGCGGAAGAAACCGGCTGTGAGATGTTCTGCATCGGCTGTGAACTAGTGCAAGCAGACAGACGAGCAGAGGAATGGCGCACTTTGATCGCAGAAGTCCGCAAAATCTACTCCGGTACAATCACCTACAATTGTGACAAGTATCAAGAGGACAATGTAACGTGGTGGGATGCACTCGATGTTATTTCCTCCAGCGGTTATTATCCAGAGCACGACTGGGAAGCCCAGCTTGACCGAATTGAGGCAGTGGTACAATCATACGATAAACCGTTCTTTTTCATGGAAGCCGGATGTCCGAGCCGCATCGGCAGCGCAGCCATTCCTAATGACTGGAGTTTAAAGGGCGAACCAAGTGAAGAGGAGCAGAATCGTTTCTATGAGGCTATGTTCCGCAGTTGTGAAGCTAGAGAATGGGTTCAGGGCTTTATGCTCTGGGATTGGCCTGCTCGTCTATATCCAATTGAGGAAGCCGCACAAAATGATGATTACTGCATGTATGGCAAGCAAGCCGCTAGCCTCATTAAAGATTACTTTACCACCAAGACCAAATAA
- a CDS encoding extracellular solute-binding protein: MNKSKTAMGLMTLTLMASLFAGCSSNNNANNEPAATTGNAGTSTEATTAPTDAAKDIKGDITVITQRTDIVDTVFKDYAAKFNEKYPDVKVNFEALATYEDQIKIRMSTKDYGDVLLLPTSVAIKDLPDFFEPLGKISDLEQQYTGLEERTVDGISYGIPITVNFSGVIYNKQVFKDAGITEVPRTIDQFMAALQSIKDKTKAVPLYTNYAAGWTLTQWEADLATVAGDRDYVNIGQVASDDNFVKGQPHYDLYKVLFDAAQKGLIEEDPTTTDWESSKADLANGKIGTMMLGSWAIGQIKGLATNPDDIGFMPFPTNASKILVPLSDDYNLGVSIHSKNKEAARAWVDWFINESGYPTTEGGGMSPVKGAELPEILKQFDGTDVTFDTLAPAKAGEEGWVDAIDKEAEIGLWQPDFKKVIIEAAIGNRKESYDDIMRDLNDKWKAARAKITAQ; this comes from the coding sequence ATGAACAAAAGCAAAACAGCAATGGGATTAATGACACTAACGCTCATGGCTAGTTTGTTTGCAGGTTGTTCCTCGAATAACAATGCAAACAACGAACCGGCAGCAACTACAGGGAATGCAGGAACGTCAACGGAGGCAACTACCGCTCCAACTGATGCAGCCAAGGATATTAAGGGAGATATCACGGTCATCACCCAAAGAACAGATATTGTTGATACCGTATTCAAGGATTATGCCGCAAAATTCAACGAGAAATATCCGGATGTCAAAGTGAACTTTGAAGCACTTGCCACCTACGAAGATCAGATCAAAATTCGTATGAGCACTAAAGATTATGGAGATGTTCTGCTGCTGCCTACAAGCGTAGCTATTAAAGATCTTCCGGACTTTTTTGAACCTCTAGGCAAAATCTCCGATCTGGAGCAGCAATATACGGGTCTTGAAGAACGTACTGTTGACGGTATTTCCTACGGAATTCCGATCACCGTCAACTTCTCCGGTGTTATTTATAACAAACAAGTATTTAAAGATGCGGGTATTACAGAAGTTCCAAGAACCATCGATCAATTCATGGCTGCACTGCAATCTATTAAAGACAAGACTAAAGCTGTGCCGTTGTATACCAACTATGCAGCTGGCTGGACACTGACCCAGTGGGAAGCCGATCTGGCTACTGTAGCTGGCGATCGTGATTATGTGAACATTGGTCAAGTCGCTTCCGATGATAACTTTGTTAAAGGACAACCGCATTATGATCTTTACAAAGTCTTGTTCGATGCCGCACAAAAAGGCCTGATTGAAGAAGATCCGACGACAACAGACTGGGAATCTTCCAAGGCAGATCTGGCTAACGGTAAAATCGGTACAATGATGCTCGGATCTTGGGCCATTGGTCAAATCAAAGGGCTTGCAACAAACCCTGATGATATTGGATTCATGCCGTTCCCAACCAATGCTAGCAAAATTCTTGTACCTCTGTCCGATGATTATAACTTGGGCGTAAGTATTCACAGTAAAAATAAAGAAGCAGCAAGAGCATGGGTAGATTGGTTCATTAACGAATCCGGATATCCAACAACTGAAGGCGGCGGTATGAGCCCAGTTAAAGGTGCAGAGCTTCCAGAAATCCTGAAACAGTTTGACGGCACGGATGTAACTTTTGACACTCTAGCTCCAGCAAAAGCCGGCGAAGAAGGCTGGGTTGATGCGATTGATAAGGAAGCAGAAATCGGTCTTTGGCAGCCTGACTTCAAGAAAGTTATTATTGAAGCGGCCATCGGCAACAGAAAAGAATCCTATGATGATATCATGAGAGATCTGAACGACAAATGGAAAGCTGCACGGGCTAAGATTACAGCTCAATAA
- a CDS encoding response regulator: MIKVMIADDEEVIRRGLAKIASRMDLEIQVIGSYGNGQEAWEHLAKLGPEDIDLLITDIKMPRMDGFKLIEQVRGSMKNVSIAVLSGFSEFEYARRAIRHGVLDYLLKPIDKTQLYELLKRVDEEKKKKPPEREREQIVIQAAEGGEHYVVEQTKIILEKEYGQNFELERLADTVGMNASYISRLFKFKTGQTITDYLIGIRIAKAKELLTEQPDLKNYEIAEKVGYSDPVYFNKLFKKMCGMTPKDYKSGYRQAKNEMNR, encoded by the coding sequence ATGATTAAAGTCATGATTGCGGACGATGAAGAGGTCATTCGCAGAGGCCTTGCGAAGATTGCTTCCAGAATGGATTTGGAAATTCAAGTAATCGGATCGTATGGAAACGGTCAGGAGGCTTGGGAGCATCTGGCGAAATTAGGTCCAGAAGATATTGATCTGCTGATCACTGACATCAAAATGCCAAGAATGGATGGCTTCAAACTCATTGAGCAGGTTAGAGGGAGCATGAAGAATGTTTCTATCGCAGTACTGAGTGGCTTTAGCGAATTCGAATATGCGCGGCGGGCGATACGGCATGGTGTGCTTGATTATCTGCTGAAGCCGATTGATAAGACACAATTATATGAACTGCTCAAGAGAGTAGACGAGGAGAAGAAGAAGAAGCCACCGGAGCGAGAGCGTGAACAAATAGTGATCCAGGCAGCTGAAGGCGGAGAACATTATGTTGTCGAGCAGACTAAGATTATATTGGAGAAGGAATACGGGCAGAATTTTGAGCTGGAGCGCTTGGCCGACACGGTTGGTATGAATGCGAGCTACATCAGCCGATTATTCAAATTCAAAACCGGCCAGACGATAACGGATTATCTGATTGGAATTCGTATTGCCAAGGCCAAAGAGCTGCTGACAGAGCAGCCTGACTTGAAGAATTATGAAATAGCAGAGAAGGTCGGATACAGTGATCCCGTTTATTTTAATAAGCTGTTTAAGAAAATGTGCGGCATGACTCCCAAAGATTACAAGAGCGGTTACAGACAAGCCAAAAATGAAATGAATAGATAG
- a CDS encoding AGE family epimerase/isomerase, producing the protein MNNPSELWLSQLEKELQDNILGFWMKHTVDEEHGGFIGEIDNKLNIIAGAEKSLVLNARILWTFASAYRLYQLPEYLTIAERAYAYLLEHFTDKEYGGLFWMVDASGSPSQPKKQIYGQAFAVYALAEFYHATGRPEVLEEAIQLFHIVEKYGYDPIYKGYIEALSQDWQMTDDLSLSTKDMNEKKSMNTHLHVLEAYTGLYRVWKSEELRDKLAELIEMMLEHIIDDQGQHFHLFLDEEWNVKSDRISYGHDIEGSWLLVEAAETLGDKELLQRVRTVAISMAEAVLADGVAGDGGIWNEADHNGLINKEKDWWPQAEAVVGFYNAYQLTGESKFADAARAAWTFIDTYMVDHKLGEWYWGVDENLQPMAHEPKVSAWKCPYHNSRACFEMIHRLSLITKGN; encoded by the coding sequence ATGAATAATCCCTCTGAACTATGGCTATCCCAGCTTGAGAAGGAACTGCAGGACAATATTCTTGGCTTCTGGATGAAACATACAGTAGATGAAGAGCATGGTGGCTTTATCGGTGAGATCGATAACAAGCTGAACATTATTGCCGGAGCCGAGAAAAGCCTTGTACTTAACGCTCGGATTCTGTGGACATTTGCGAGCGCTTACCGTTTATATCAGCTCCCAGAATATCTAACTATAGCGGAACGCGCCTACGCCTATTTGCTGGAGCATTTCACCGATAAAGAATACGGCGGGTTGTTCTGGATGGTTGATGCTTCGGGTTCACCTTCCCAACCCAAGAAGCAGATCTACGGCCAAGCCTTTGCCGTGTATGCCCTAGCGGAATTCTATCATGCAACCGGTCGTCCGGAGGTTCTGGAGGAAGCGATTCAGCTGTTCCATATTGTTGAGAAATACGGCTATGATCCTATTTATAAAGGTTATATCGAAGCCCTCTCACAGGATTGGCAAATGACGGACGACCTCAGCCTCAGCACCAAAGACATGAATGAGAAGAAGTCGATGAATACACATCTTCATGTGCTGGAAGCTTATACCGGACTTTACCGGGTCTGGAAGTCGGAAGAACTGCGCGACAAGCTGGCTGAGCTGATTGAAATGATGCTTGAGCATATCATTGATGATCAAGGACAACACTTTCATCTCTTCCTAGACGAGGAATGGAACGTCAAGTCTGACCGCATCTCTTATGGTCATGATATCGAGGGTAGTTGGCTGTTGGTAGAAGCTGCTGAAACGCTTGGAGATAAGGAATTGCTTCAGCGGGTGCGCACAGTGGCCATCTCGATGGCAGAGGCGGTTCTCGCTGACGGCGTTGCTGGAGACGGCGGAATATGGAATGAGGCTGACCACAACGGCCTAATCAATAAAGAGAAGGATTGGTGGCCGCAAGCTGAAGCCGTTGTTGGCTTCTATAATGCCTATCAGCTGACAGGTGAATCCAAGTTCGCAGATGCAGCTAGAGCTGCTTGGACTTTTATTGACACCTATATGGTAGACCACAAGCTGGGTGAATGGTACTGGGGTGTAGATGAGAATCTGCAGCCGATGGCTCACGAACCCAAAGTAAGCGCTTGGAAATGTCCTTATCATAACAGCCGAGCCTGCTTCGAAATGATTCATCGATTATCATTAATTACAAAGGGGAACTGA
- a CDS encoding ABC transporter substrate-binding protein: MKGIRIRCTTVLVLLFLLATGCDSQNAKQVASTPSPTVDEGTSSLTGDIVMLTNRIDLIENGTFQGYVDQFKQKYPQANVEFEGLSNYATDILVRLSTRDAGDVLLLPVNLPAKELDYFFEPLDEATSAHERFTTFATYGGKRYGLSTGTTTSGIVYNKRAFEQAGILEIPRTLDEFYEACAKLKQAGITPLYMNYGAVWPLREWGNNLVNYMTGNAEYLNNMVGQDNPWQLDNEWGKSLSIARTMIAKGYVEDQLFSNNWEISKTKLAKGEVGMYLQGNWTIRQEFDAGASPDDIGFFPFPYDNSSTHYVSLNPDWFIGVSKYSKNKELSMAWLNFFVKETSYIADWGFLPADSSAEPSLPQYREFMSYQPKLVEATVQSDAFIEMANRAKLSFWSGDYIQELIAAPDLQKSFDELNAKWKEARVELQ, encoded by the coding sequence TTGAAGGGGATAAGAATACGTTGTACTACAGTGCTAGTGCTGCTCTTCCTGCTGGCGACAGGCTGTGATAGCCAGAATGCCAAACAGGTAGCATCTACACCGTCTCCAACCGTAGACGAAGGAACATCCAGTCTGACGGGCGATATAGTCATGCTGACGAACCGGATCGATCTGATTGAGAATGGAACCTTTCAGGGCTATGTGGACCAGTTCAAACAAAAATATCCGCAAGCCAACGTGGAGTTTGAAGGCCTCTCCAATTACGCAACAGATATTCTGGTACGCCTGTCCACAAGAGATGCCGGTGATGTACTGCTGCTGCCTGTTAATCTGCCAGCGAAGGAATTGGATTATTTCTTCGAGCCGCTGGATGAAGCTACGTCTGCCCATGAACGCTTTACTACATTTGCTACATACGGCGGTAAAAGGTATGGGCTGTCTACAGGAACTACTACTAGTGGCATTGTCTACAACAAACGGGCGTTCGAACAAGCAGGCATTCTCGAAATCCCTAGAACGCTTGATGAATTCTATGAAGCTTGCGCTAAGCTGAAGCAGGCCGGAATAACGCCGCTGTATATGAATTATGGAGCCGTCTGGCCACTGCGGGAATGGGGCAATAATCTGGTTAACTATATGACCGGGAACGCCGAGTATCTCAATAATATGGTAGGCCAGGATAATCCTTGGCAACTAGACAATGAGTGGGGAAAATCACTTTCCATTGCCAGAACAATGATAGCAAAAGGCTACGTGGAGGATCAGCTATTCTCGAACAATTGGGAGATCTCCAAGACCAAGCTGGCCAAAGGCGAGGTGGGCATGTATTTGCAAGGAAATTGGACGATCCGCCAGGAGTTTGACGCGGGGGCTTCACCGGACGATATTGGTTTCTTCCCTTTTCCTTATGATAACAGCAGTACACATTATGTCTCACTCAATCCGGATTGGTTCATCGGAGTCAGCAAGTACAGTAAGAACAAGGAGCTTTCTATGGCCTGGCTGAATTTTTTTGTGAAAGAGACCTCATATATAGCAGATTGGGGTTTTCTGCCTGCAGACAGTTCAGCTGAGCCCTCTTTGCCGCAATACCGCGAGTTCATGTCCTATCAGCCTAAACTAGTTGAGGCTACCGTGCAGAGTGATGCTTTCATCGAAATGGCGAACCGAGCGAAGCTATCCTTTTGGTCGGGAGATTATATTCAGGAGCTCATTGCTGCACCGGATTTGCAGAAATCTTTTGACGAATTGAATGCGAAGTGGAAGGAAGCGCGGGTGGAGCTGCAGTAA
- a CDS encoding manganese catalase family protein produces MFKRMDEIMIEIPEVEKPDPNAAAAIQELLGGKFGEMSTLNNYLYQSFNFRSKEKLKPFYDLVMSITAEELGHVELVSHAINKCLRGSTDYKQPDNTPLGSVKDARLSYHFLAGAQGAMPFDSMGNPWTGANVFNSGNLVEDLLHNFFLECGARTHKMKVYEMTDHPAARAVVGFLLVRGGVHVVAYAKALEIATGVNVTKLVPIPSLSNKSFTEAKKYEEKGVHTKLYTWSDSDFNSIDQIWKGTHPEDNLPLEVIQGAPKGFPIPDAPAVKEEFAPGISAEEFKEIAKRLKMAGNIKE; encoded by the coding sequence ATGTTCAAACGTATGGATGAAATCATGATCGAAATCCCGGAAGTAGAGAAACCAGATCCTAATGCTGCAGCTGCTATACAAGAACTGTTAGGCGGGAAATTTGGAGAAATGTCCACACTGAACAATTACCTCTATCAATCTTTTAATTTTCGTTCAAAGGAAAAGCTTAAGCCATTCTACGATCTGGTGATGAGCATAACGGCGGAAGAACTTGGTCATGTCGAGCTAGTATCGCATGCTATCAACAAATGCCTGAGAGGTTCAACCGACTATAAACAGCCGGACAATACCCCACTTGGTTCGGTCAAAGATGCGAGACTGTCTTATCACTTCTTGGCTGGTGCTCAAGGTGCAATGCCGTTCGATTCCATGGGTAATCCCTGGACCGGAGCTAATGTGTTTAACAGTGGAAATTTGGTGGAAGATTTACTGCATAACTTTTTTCTTGAATGTGGAGCCAGAACACATAAGATGAAAGTATATGAAATGACGGATCATCCGGCGGCACGCGCAGTAGTTGGGTTCCTACTTGTCCGTGGTGGAGTTCACGTTGTTGCATATGCCAAGGCACTAGAAATAGCCACAGGCGTTAATGTAACTAAGTTGGTACCCATTCCTTCCTTAAGCAACAAGTCATTTACCGAAGCCAAGAAATATGAGGAAAAAGGTGTTCATACGAAGCTGTACACATGGAGTGACAGCGACTTTAACTCGATCGATCAGATCTGGAAGGGAACGCATCCTGAAGATAATCTTCCACTTGAAGTCATCCAAGGTGCTCCAAAAGGTTTCCCGATTCCTGATGCGCCTGCAGTCAAAGAGGAATTCGCCCCCGGAATCTCCGCAGAGGAGTTTAAAGAAATCGCCAAAAGGCTGAAAATGGCTGGGAATATTAAAGAGTAA
- a CDS encoding LacI family DNA-binding transcriptional regulator, whose protein sequence is MAKKVTMQKIADHLGVSKFVVSKSLSGKDGVNETTRERVIQAASQLGYFTQKNAYVQSIKRTTQGVGSDRNKQSVLVLMPNIRSQTQDSLYWGKIVDGIALALDSEGLGMVIVSEHRADNFVNILNPNGILGLVGVGQISTSLLLEVHRIGLPMVLIDHEDPLIPSDTVFANNVDSMSRLSNHLMGTGHTRLHFIGNIRYSRSFRDRWIGFRSALEESGMRLPMEDDEMLFLEGMDDGTFRDEFKNWINKRKKAKTLPTALICANDSIALTVSEVLKEEGFTLPDDISVTGFDNIEDASRGVPPLTTVHVPKEAMGHAAVEKLLSRIHNPSAPLEKILISADIVHRESVAEPRS, encoded by the coding sequence ATGGCTAAAAAGGTTACGATGCAAAAAATAGCCGATCATCTCGGCGTGTCCAAGTTTGTTGTCTCTAAATCGCTGTCCGGCAAAGACGGAGTCAACGAAACCACCAGAGAGCGGGTCATTCAGGCGGCTTCACAGCTAGGCTATTTCACGCAAAAGAACGCGTACGTCCAAAGTATAAAGCGTACCACGCAGGGAGTAGGCAGTGACCGTAACAAGCAATCGGTGCTTGTTCTTATGCCTAATATCCGTTCCCAGACTCAGGACTCTCTCTATTGGGGAAAGATCGTGGATGGCATCGCGCTTGCTCTGGATAGTGAAGGGCTTGGTATGGTTATTGTGTCAGAGCATCGTGCAGACAATTTTGTGAATATACTGAATCCAAATGGAATTCTTGGGTTGGTGGGGGTAGGTCAAATTTCTACTTCCTTACTGCTGGAGGTACACCGGATCGGTCTGCCGATGGTTCTGATCGATCATGAGGACCCGTTAATCCCGAGCGATACCGTGTTTGCCAATAACGTGGATTCTATGTCCAGGTTGAGCAATCATCTGATGGGTACCGGGCATACACGGCTGCATTTTATCGGCAATATCCGTTATTCGCGCAGCTTTCGTGACCGCTGGATCGGCTTTCGCAGTGCGCTTGAAGAGAGCGGAATGAGGTTGCCGATGGAAGATGATGAGATGCTGTTTCTGGAAGGTATGGACGATGGAACATTCCGTGATGAATTTAAGAATTGGATCAACAAAAGGAAAAAAGCAAAGACATTGCCGACAGCTCTAATCTGTGCCAATGATTCCATCGCGCTTACAGTTAGCGAGGTATTAAAGGAAGAAGGATTCACCCTTCCAGACGATATTTCTGTCACCGGTTTTGATAATATTGAGGATGCCTCACGAGGGGTGCCCCCACTCACAACGGTCCATGTACCCAAAGAAGCGATGGGCCATGCAGCGGTAGAAAAGCTATTGAGTCGTATTCATAATCCCTCTGCACCCCTGGAAAAGATCCTCATCTCCGCTGATATCGTACACCGCGAATCTGTGGCTGAACCGCGGAGCTAA